The genomic DNA ATCTTGAACGAAAATACCGGGCTTAAGGGCAGGGAGAACCACGAAAAATGCGTACAATTACTGCAATCGGTGAACATTCCCGAACCGGGAAAGGTCTATCACTACAATCCCTGGCGGCTTTCCGGCGGCATGAGGCAGCGGGTTATGATTGCCATGGCCCTTTCCTGCCGGCCGGAGCTGATAATTGCGGACGAACCCACCACCGCCCTTGACGTAACAACCCAGGCGCAGATTCTGGACCTGTTCAATGAGTTAAAAGCAAAATCCGCATCGTCCTTTCTGTTCGTAACCCACGACCTGGGGGTAATTGCCGAAATCGCCGACCGTACGGCGGTAATTTATGCAGGCGCCGTGGTGGAAGAATGCAGCGTGTCCGAACTTTTTTCTATGCCCCTGCATCCCTACACCTACGGCCTGATGCGGGCCCGCCAGGGACGAAGTATTCACAACAAGGAAGCGCTTTATACGATCCCCGGCGTAGTCCCCCGGGCCGGGGCAGTTACAACAGGCTGCGCCTTTGCCCCCCGTTGTGAGCGCGCTTCAAAACGATGCTCCGTAGAAATGCCTCCCCTGGAGGATGCGCAGAAAAGTTCCGCCCTTGCCGTTGACGGCCATAGGGTCCGCTGCTGGAGGTTCACCGAATGAGCGAACCCCTTTCACCATTGCTAAAAATAGAAAATCTGCAAAAGGATTTTTCCGCCGGTTCAACAATTTTCAGCCGGAACAGATCCCGCCTGACGGCCCTTGACAAGGTGTCCCTGGAAATACGCCGGGGCGAATGTTTCGGCCTGGTGGGAGAATCGGGCAGCGGGAAATCCACCCTTGCCCGGTGCATACTCAAGCTACTGACACCCACCGGGGGCTCCATTGTTTTTGATGGGAAAACCATCTTCGACAGCGGCAGCGATTTGCAATTATCCCACACGGAAATGCTCGGTCTGCGAAAGGAAATGCAGATCATCTTTCAAGATCCCTCCGCAAGCCTTGATCCGCGAATGTCGGCCCTGGAAATTGTTGCGGAGGGTATAAAAAAACACCGGGTCGTTGAACCGGGGGATATCGAAAAAACCGCAGGGGATTATCTTGAACTTTGCGGGATCAGCCGCAGCATGGGTAAACGCCGCCCCGGCGAATTTTCCGGCGGTCAAAAACAGCGCATCGGCATCGCCCGCTCCCTTGCATTGCAGCCCAGTTTTATCGCCGCCGATGAGCCCCTTTCCGCCCTTGACGTTTCGGTCCAATCCCAGATCCTGAATTTGCTTCGCGATTTACACCGTCAATTCAACTTAACGATCCTGTTTATTTCCCACGATCTGCAAACCGTTGAGTATTTCTGCGACAGAATCGGCGTGCTCTACCTGGGGGCCCTTGTAGAAACCGGCGCCGCCGAAGATATTACCGGCAATCCGCTCCACCCCTACACCCGTGCCCTTTTCTCGGCGGTTCCAAGCGGCGCCCCGGGTGACAAACGATCCCGCATTGAGTTACACGGCGAGATTCCCAGCCCCATAAACGCCCCCCGGGGCTGTAAGTTTCATACCCGCTGTACCCATGCGTCAGAGCGATGTCAAAACGAAGTTCCCGTTTTCGAAGATTCCGGTAACGGCCACCTGGTCGCCTGTCACCTCTGGCG from Treponema primitia ZAS-1 includes the following:
- a CDS encoding ABC transporter ATP-binding protein is translated as MSEPLSPLLKIENLQKDFSAGSTIFSRNRSRLTALDKVSLEIRRGECFGLVGESGSGKSTLARCILKLLTPTGGSIVFDGKTIFDSGSDLQLSHTEMLGLRKEMQIIFQDPSASLDPRMSALEIVAEGIKKHRVVEPGDIEKTAGDYLELCGISRSMGKRRPGEFSGGQKQRIGIARSLALQPSFIAADEPLSALDVSVQSQILNLLRDLHRQFNLTILFISHDLQTVEYFCDRIGVLYLGALVETGAAEDITGNPLHPYTRALFSAVPSGAPGDKRSRIELHGEIPSPINAPRGCKFHTRCTHASERCQNEVPVFEDSGNGHLVACHLWRQLWEALAGKNAASGI
- a CDS encoding ABC transporter ATP-binding protein → MNKLIEIKNLFVESEGSTHKKNKTSLPLLHDIGLSIESGQVLGLVGESGCGKTMTALSILGLLPKNIKITRGEINFYPRDSHDEKALDLTALSKKEMRNLRGNHITMIFQEPMTSLNPLMSVGEQMKEILNENTGLKGRENHEKCVQLLQSVNIPEPGKVYHYNPWRLSGGMRQRVMIAMALSCRPELIIADEPTTALDVTTQAQILDLFNELKAKSASSFLFVTHDLGVIAEIADRTAVIYAGAVVEECSVSELFSMPLHPYTYGLMRARQGRSIHNKEALYTIPGVVPRAGAVTTGCAFAPRCERASKRCSVEMPPLEDAQKSSALAVDGHRVRCWRFTE